A region from the Dendropsophus ebraccatus isolate aDenEbr1 chromosome 1, aDenEbr1.pat, whole genome shotgun sequence genome encodes:
- the RAD52 gene encoding DNA repair protein RAD52 homolog isoform X1 translates to MSGRQQTGDRIRPGQEGSGGSASFGQHKYSVEEYQAVQNALRQKLGPEYISSRQAGGGQKVCYIEGHKVVSLANEMFGYNGWSHSVTQQNVDFVDLSNGKFYVGVCAFVKVQLKDGSYHEDVGYGVSEGLKSKALSLEKARKEAVTDGLKRALKCFGNALGNCILDKEYLRAVNKLPKLPQSELDLAQTKRQDYDATLEKARYNSFRKQQKSMEMMRQESAVQENTGGVDQSPTKLHQEDYTKSNSDNSLGCGSAGLVAQPEMDATYQRKLRQKQLQQRFREEMEKKHLRDSADLGQGGTSNAPRVPPIGHSTPASVQAAAVDKYLADDPEFWDIPLDSVEVDSFSNGNRQAAAATSLSRPTTPLGHHQMMTRSKTPQRPNTERQPMRTMSWNQNLGKSPHHPNQGLYMKRRKLEPS, encoded by the exons ATGTCCGGGCGTCAGCAGACAGGAGACAGGATCAGGCCAGGGCAGGAGGGATCTGGCGGATCTGCGAGTTTCGGACAG CATAAGTACAGTGTGGAGGAATATCAGGCTGTACAGAACGCTCTGCGCCAGAAGCTGGGGCCCGAATACATCAGCAGCAGGCAGGCTGGAGGGGGGCAGAAG GTCTGTTACATCGaggggcacaaggtggtcagctTGGCCAATGAAATGTTTGGATACAACGGATGGTCACATTCTGTAACGCAGCAAAATGTCG ATTTTGTGGATCTGAGTAATGGGAAGTTTTATGTGGGAGTTTGCGCTTTTGTTAAAGTCCAGCTGAAG GACGGCTCCTACCATGAAGACGTTGGCTACGGTGTCAGTGAGGGACTGAAGTCTAAGGCTCTGTCCTTGGAAAAAGCACGGAAGGAGGCCGTGACCGACGGGCTGAAGAGGGCGCTGAA GTGCTTCGGAAACGCTCTCGGGAACTGCATACTGGACAAAGAATACCTGCGTGCTGTCAATAAGCTTCCAAAACTG CCTCAGAGCGAGCTGGATTTGGCTCAGACGAAGCGTCAGGACTATGATGCTACGCTTGAAAAGGCCCGCTATAATAGTTTCCGCAAACAGCAGAAATCTATGGAGATGATGCGCCAGGAGTCGGCGGTCCAGGAAAACACTGGTGGCGTTGACCAGTCACCGACCAAGCTGCATCAAGAGGATTATACAAAGAGTAATAGTGACAACAG TTTAGGATGTGGATCAGCAGGTCTGGTGGCCCAGCCGGAGATGGATGCCACGTATCAGCGCAAACTGCGGCAGAAGCAGCTGCAACAGCGATTCCGCGAGGAGATGGAGAAGAAGCATTTACGGGATTCTGCGGACCTAGGACAAGGTG GAACATCTAATGCTCCAAGGGTGCCCCCTATAGGTCACAGCACCCCAGCATCAGTGCAGGCCGCAGCCGTGGACAAGTATCTGGCAG ACGACCCAGAGTTTTGGGACATCCcattagactctgtagaggttgACAGCTTCTCTAATGGGAACCGGCAAGCAGCAGCTGCAACGTCTTTGTCCAGGCCTACAACCCCCCTGGGACATCATCAGATGATGACGCGGAGCAAGACGCCTCAGAGGCCGAACACTGAGCGGCAACCCATGAGAACCATGTCATGGAACCAGAACCTGG GTAAAAGTCCGCACCATCCCAACCAGGGCCTATACATGAAGAGGAGGAAGCTGGAGCCCTCATGA
- the RAD52 gene encoding DNA repair protein RAD52 homolog isoform X2, producing MSGRQQTGDRIRPGQEGSGGSASFGQHKYSVEEYQAVQNALRQKLGPEYISSRQAGGGQKVCYIEGHKVVSLANEMFGYNGWSHSVTQQNVDFVDLSNGKFYVGVCAFVKVQLKDGSYHEDVGYGVSEGLKSKALSLEKARKEAVTDGLKRALKCFGNALGNCILDKEYLRAVNKLPKLPQSELDLAQTKRQDYDATLEKARYNSFRKQQKSMEMMRQESAVQENTGGVDQSPTKLHQEDYTKSNSDNSLGCGSAGLVAQPEMDATYQRKLRQKQLQQRFREEMEKKHLRDSADLGQGTSNAPRVPPIGHSTPASVQAAAVDKYLADDPEFWDIPLDSVEVDSFSNGNRQAAAATSLSRPTTPLGHHQMMTRSKTPQRPNTERQPMRTMSWNQNLGKSPHHPNQGLYMKRRKLEPS from the exons ATGTCCGGGCGTCAGCAGACAGGAGACAGGATCAGGCCAGGGCAGGAGGGATCTGGCGGATCTGCGAGTTTCGGACAG CATAAGTACAGTGTGGAGGAATATCAGGCTGTACAGAACGCTCTGCGCCAGAAGCTGGGGCCCGAATACATCAGCAGCAGGCAGGCTGGAGGGGGGCAGAAG GTCTGTTACATCGaggggcacaaggtggtcagctTGGCCAATGAAATGTTTGGATACAACGGATGGTCACATTCTGTAACGCAGCAAAATGTCG ATTTTGTGGATCTGAGTAATGGGAAGTTTTATGTGGGAGTTTGCGCTTTTGTTAAAGTCCAGCTGAAG GACGGCTCCTACCATGAAGACGTTGGCTACGGTGTCAGTGAGGGACTGAAGTCTAAGGCTCTGTCCTTGGAAAAAGCACGGAAGGAGGCCGTGACCGACGGGCTGAAGAGGGCGCTGAA GTGCTTCGGAAACGCTCTCGGGAACTGCATACTGGACAAAGAATACCTGCGTGCTGTCAATAAGCTTCCAAAACTG CCTCAGAGCGAGCTGGATTTGGCTCAGACGAAGCGTCAGGACTATGATGCTACGCTTGAAAAGGCCCGCTATAATAGTTTCCGCAAACAGCAGAAATCTATGGAGATGATGCGCCAGGAGTCGGCGGTCCAGGAAAACACTGGTGGCGTTGACCAGTCACCGACCAAGCTGCATCAAGAGGATTATACAAAGAGTAATAGTGACAACAG TTTAGGATGTGGATCAGCAGGTCTGGTGGCCCAGCCGGAGATGGATGCCACGTATCAGCGCAAACTGCGGCAGAAGCAGCTGCAACAGCGATTCCGCGAGGAGATGGAGAAGAAGCATTTACGGGATTCTGCGGACCTAGGACAAG GAACATCTAATGCTCCAAGGGTGCCCCCTATAGGTCACAGCACCCCAGCATCAGTGCAGGCCGCAGCCGTGGACAAGTATCTGGCAG ACGACCCAGAGTTTTGGGACATCCcattagactctgtagaggttgACAGCTTCTCTAATGGGAACCGGCAAGCAGCAGCTGCAACGTCTTTGTCCAGGCCTACAACCCCCCTGGGACATCATCAGATGATGACGCGGAGCAAGACGCCTCAGAGGCCGAACACTGAGCGGCAACCCATGAGAACCATGTCATGGAACCAGAACCTGG GTAAAAGTCCGCACCATCCCAACCAGGGCCTATACATGAAGAGGAGGAAGCTGGAGCCCTCATGA